In Nocardioides sp. W7, the genomic stretch CGGCGCAGCGACTCCGCCAGTCCACGGAGTACCAGCGGGGTCACCGTCGGACCCGGGCTGTTGAGCTTGGTGGTGGTGCCGTCCGGCTCGCTGATGGTGATGTTCACCCGGAGCGTGCCGTCGTTCGGGACCGGGCGGCAGTCGATGCCCGCGGCGAGCAGCTCCAGGACGTAGGGATCGTCCTTCGCCGCGGGGAGCACGGCGATCGAGGGGATGCCGGCGGCGACCGAGGCGCGGGAGATGTTCACCCCCTTGCCGCCCGCCTGGGACAGCACCGACTCGGCGCGCTGCACGGCACCGCGCTCGAGCGGGCCGCCGAGGGTCACCGTCCGGTCGTGGCTGGGGTTGGGCGTGAGCGTGATGATCATGCGGTTCGGACCTCCATTCCGGAGGCGGCGAAGGCCGCCTTGTCCGCGGGGTCGATCCCCGTGTCGGTGACCAGGACGTCGACCTCGGCGAGCGAGGCGAACCGGACCGGGGACTCGATCCCCACCTTGCTCGCGTCCGCGAGGACCACGACCTGGCGGGCGCTGTGGACCATGGCCCGCTTGACGGCCGCCTCCTCGTGGTCGGGGGTGGAGAGACCGTGCTCGACCGAGACGCCGTTGCTGCCGAGGAACACCACGTCCGCGCGGAGCAGGGACAGGGCGGCGACGGTGTCGGCCCCGACGGCGGCCTGGGTCGTCGGCCGGACCCGGCCGGGGAGCAGGTGCAGGTCGACCTGGGGGTTGCCGGCGAGCCGCGCGGCCACCGGCACGGCGTGGGTGAGCACCACCAGGCGGTGGTCGCGGGGGAGCAGGCTGGCCAGCCGGTTGGTGGTGGTGCCGGCGTCCAGCAGGACCGTGGATCCGGCCGGCGGGAGCAGCTCGAGCGCCGCGCGGGCGATCCGCTCCTTCTGTGGCGTGTTGGCCTGGTCGCGCTCGAGCAGGCCCGACTCGATGACCGCGAGGCTGTCGGAGGGGACCGCGCCGCCGTGCACCCGCCGGACCAGCCCCATCCGTTCCAGGGCGGAGAGATCGCGCCGTACCGTCTCGGTGGTGACGTCGTAGCGCTCGGCGAGTACGTTGACCGACAGGCGCCCGTGCTCGGCCACCAGCTGAGCCATCGCCTGCTGGCGTTCTTCGGCGTACATCGCCCGCCACCCTCCCTGTTCCCTGCTCGAATCTGTGTATCTGTTGTTTTAGCCCCGTTTGTGTTGACTGTCAAGGTCGCCGGGCGTTTACTTGTGAGCATGGTCACCGGTTCTCCCGCAGTCCCCTCCGTCGTTCTGACGGGCACCCCCGTCGTCCCGGGTGCGGCGTACGGCCCCGCCCTGCTGGCCCGCGCCGAGATCTCGCCGGCCGCCGTCGAGGCCTTCGGCAGCGGCGGGTACGCCGACGACGAGGCCGCCCTCGCGGCGTACGA encodes the following:
- a CDS encoding DeoR/GlpR family DNA-binding transcription regulator, whose protein sequence is MYAEERQQAMAQLVAEHGRLSVNVLAERYDVTTETVRRDLSALERMGLVRRVHGGAVPSDSLAVIESGLLERDQANTPQKERIARAALELLPPAGSTVLLDAGTTTNRLASLLPRDHRLVVLTHAVPVAARLAGNPQVDLHLLPGRVRPTTQAAVGADTVAALSLLRADVVFLGSNGVSVEHGLSTPDHEEAAVKRAMVHSARQVVVLADASKVGIESPVRFASLAEVDVLVTDTGIDPADKAAFAASGMEVRTA